Below is a window of Merismopedia glauca CCAP 1448/3 DNA.
ACGAAGGTGGTGGATATCTGGTTTTGGGCGTAACCGACAAGCCCCCGCGTCGGGTTGTCGGTTCTCAAGCTTTTCTATCTCCAACCCACCTCAACGATATCAAATCTCTCATAGTAGAAAAACTCAGATTTCGGGTAGACGCTACAGAATTGATGCATCCTGATGGACGAGTCCTGGTTTTTGAAGTACCAACCCGTCCCGTCGGTCAACCATTAGCGTTTGATGGAGCCTACCTAATGAGAGTGGGAGAAGATTTGGTGGGGATGACATCAGATGTACTCAAGAAAATTTTTGCAGAAGATCAACAAGATTGGTTTTGCCAACCTGCTCACTCTGATGCCAGCCCTGAAGATTTGATCTCCCTCCTAGATACCCAAACATACTTTGAACTGCTAAAAATTCCCTATCCAACTACCCGCGATGCCGTTCTAGAACGATTGCAGAGCCAACATTTAATTAAACAAACAGCACAGGGTTGGACAATCACAAACCTAGCTGCTATCCTTTTGGCAAAAAAACTAGATGCCTTTTCCCTCACATTAGCTCGTAAAGCACCCCGTGTCGTTATCTATGAAGGTATAAACAAGCTACAAACTCGTGATGAGAAGACAAACAACCGAGGATTTGCCGTTGGCTTTGACGGGTTAGTCGATTTTGTCAACTCAGCAGCACCACAAAATCGCTTTATCGAGGAATTTTTGCGGGAAGAAGTAAAGATGTTCCCAGAACAGGCTTTAAGAGAACTTATTGCCAATGCTTTGGTGCATCAGGATTTTCTAGCAACAGGAACTTCAGTGATGATCGAAATGTATAGCGATCGCGTTGAGATATCTAATCCTGGTATCCCACCCATTAAA
It encodes the following:
- a CDS encoding ATP-binding protein, giving the protein MINLEKLEKWLNTPAETERLEFKEAKQQYDTSKLLRYCVALANEGGGYLVLGVTDKPPRRVVGSQAFLSPTHLNDIKSLIVEKLRFRVDATELMHPDGRVLVFEVPTRPVGQPLAFDGAYLMRVGEDLVGMTSDVLKKIFAEDQQDWFCQPAHSDASPEDLISLLDTQTYFELLKIPYPTTRDAVLERLQSQHLIKQTAQGWTITNLAAILLAKKLDAFSLTLARKAPRVVIYEGINKLQTRDEKTNNRGFAVGFDGLVDFVNSAAPQNRFIEEFLREEVKMFPEQALRELIANALVHQDFLATGTSVMIEMYSDRVEISNPGIPPIKVERFIDENRSRNEQLADLMRRFGICEEKGSGIDKVVSAAEIFQLRAPDFRVGDTRTTAVLFAHQDFTDMSKTDRIRACYQHCCLLYVSNQRMSNQTLRDRFRLSESQAATVSLIIKTTKEAGLIKADESESTSTRYARYLPFWA